From one Sphingomonas xanthus genomic stretch:
- a CDS encoding M2 family metallopeptidase: MKKLAASVSFVALALAGCNTTAAQPVASAPVAEEAPAPALTPAAADAFIAAVEKDLFDYSVESGQVNWVNATYITEDTDAMAARINALGTEKSVKYALEAAKYAQIEGLSYDTKRKLDILRNGIVLPAPTTPGAAQDLATIQTGLQSQYGKGKGTLNGKPLSGSDIEAEMGNLKNGPAQFAEMWTSWHDNVGAPMKDDYVKMIALSNAGAKELGFADSGAMWRSAYDMPPEQFAQETERMWQEVKPLYMALHTYVRTKLNQKYGSAIQPANGPIRADLLGNMWAQEWGNIYPLVAPKGAGDVGYDVTDLIVAKKVDEKGMVKIGEQFFSSIGFEPLPETFWTRSMFLKPRDREVVCHASAWDIDNKDDLRIKMCIKRNADDFITIHHELGHNYYQRAYNQQPFLYLNGANDGFHEAIGDMVALSITPEYLVQIGMLPRSRVPSADKDIGLLLRQAMDKVAFLPFGLMIDRYRWGIFDGSIQPADYNTAWTKMRLDYQGITPPAPRGVNAFDAGAKYHIPASVPYTRYFLARILQFQFYKAACDQAGWTGPLHRCSFYGNKQVGERLNAMLEMGASKPWPDALEAFTGERQMSGKAMMEYFAPLKAWLDQQNAGKAQGW, from the coding sequence GTGAAGAAGCTTGCCGCATCCGTATCCTTCGTTGCGCTGGCCCTGGCGGGCTGCAACACCACCGCCGCCCAGCCGGTCGCCTCAGCGCCGGTGGCCGAGGAGGCGCCGGCTCCGGCGCTGACCCCAGCCGCGGCTGACGCGTTCATCGCCGCGGTCGAAAAGGACCTGTTCGATTATTCGGTGGAGTCGGGCCAGGTGAATTGGGTCAATGCGACCTACATCACCGAAGATACCGACGCGATGGCGGCGCGGATCAATGCCCTCGGCACCGAAAAAAGCGTCAAATATGCGCTCGAGGCTGCGAAATATGCTCAGATCGAGGGACTGAGCTACGACACCAAGCGCAAGCTCGACATCCTGCGCAACGGGATCGTCCTGCCGGCTCCGACCACTCCGGGCGCGGCGCAGGACCTGGCCACAATCCAGACCGGCCTTCAGTCGCAATATGGCAAGGGCAAGGGCACGCTCAACGGCAAGCCCCTCAGCGGCAGCGACATCGAAGCCGAAATGGGCAACCTCAAGAACGGTCCGGCCCAGTTCGCGGAGATGTGGACCAGCTGGCACGACAATGTCGGCGCGCCAATGAAGGACGATTATGTGAAGATGATCGCCCTGTCGAACGCCGGCGCCAAGGAACTGGGCTTTGCCGACAGCGGCGCGATGTGGCGTAGCGCCTATGACATGCCGCCCGAACAGTTCGCCCAGGAAACCGAGCGGATGTGGCAGGAGGTGAAGCCGCTTTACATGGCTCTCCACACCTATGTCCGGACGAAGCTCAACCAGAAATACGGCAGCGCTATCCAACCTGCCAACGGTCCGATCCGCGCCGACCTGCTCGGAAATATGTGGGCGCAGGAATGGGGCAACATCTATCCGCTGGTCGCGCCCAAGGGAGCCGGCGATGTCGGTTACGACGTTACCGACCTGATCGTCGCCAAGAAGGTCGACGAGAAGGGCATGGTCAAGATCGGCGAGCAGTTCTTCAGCTCAATCGGCTTCGAGCCCCTGCCGGAGACATTCTGGACGCGCTCGATGTTCCTGAAGCCCCGTGACCGCGAAGTCGTTTGCCACGCTTCGGCATGGGACATCGACAATAAGGACGACCTGCGCATCAAGATGTGCATCAAGCGCAATGCGGATGATTTCATCACCATCCACCATGAGCTTGGCCACAACTATTACCAGCGCGCCTATAACCAGCAGCCGTTCCTCTATCTGAACGGCGCGAACGACGGCTTCCATGAAGCCATTGGCGACATGGTCGCACTGTCGATCACCCCCGAATATCTCGTCCAGATCGGCATGTTGCCGCGTAGCCGCGTCCCAAGCGCGGACAAGGACATCGGGTTGCTGCTGCGCCAGGCGATGGACAAGGTCGCTTTCCTGCCGTTCGGCCTGATGATCGATCGTTATCGCTGGGGAATTTTCGACGGCTCGATCCAGCCCGCCGACTACAACACGGCCTGGACCAAGATGCGGCTCGATTACCAGGGCATCACGCCGCCCGCGCCGCGCGGGGTTAATGCTTTCGATGCCGGCGCCAAATATCATATCCCGGCAAGCGTGCCCTACACGCGCTACTTCCTGGCGCGGATTCTTCAGTTCCAGTTCTACAAGGCGGCCTGCGATCAGGCGGGCTGGACCGGCCCGCTCCACCGTTGCAGCTTTTACGGCAACAAGCAGGTCGGCGAGCGGCTGAATGCGATGCTGGAAATGGGCGCATCCAAGCCCTGGCCAGACGCGCTGGAAGCTTTCACGGGCGAGCGCCAGATGTCGGGCAAGGCGATGATGGAATATTTCGCCCCGCTCAAGGCCTGGCTCGACCAGCAGAACGCCGGGAAGGCGCAAGGCTGGTAA
- a CDS encoding alpha/beta fold hydrolase, whose product MIDAATFQWTASDGVRLAGREMGEGRAVVLVHGLFSDGHTNWIKFGHAERLAAKGFRAIMPDLRAHGLSDKPQEADAYPRGVLARDLHELIAHFGLEDYDLGGFSLGARTTVQAVGEGASPRRAVLAGMGLEGLSDWNRRQAFFHEAIAQFDIAQRGDKWWMAIQFMKTMKVDRVAAGHLLRTFEDAHPQWLDRFTMPTLVLCGTEDGDNGSAPRLVEALPDATYAPVPGTHMSSVTKAEFGIALADWLSAG is encoded by the coding sequence ATGATTGATGCGGCGACTTTCCAGTGGACCGCATCGGATGGCGTTCGGCTCGCTGGCCGGGAAATGGGCGAGGGGCGCGCCGTCGTCCTGGTCCACGGATTGTTCAGCGACGGTCACACCAACTGGATCAAATTCGGCCATGCCGAGCGGCTCGCAGCCAAGGGTTTCCGGGCCATCATGCCTGACCTTCGCGCCCATGGCCTTAGTGACAAGCCGCAGGAAGCCGATGCCTATCCGCGCGGCGTGCTGGCTCGCGACCTGCATGAGCTGATCGCCCATTTCGGCCTTGAGGATTATGATCTCGGCGGCTTTTCGCTCGGCGCGCGGACAACCGTGCAGGCGGTGGGTGAGGGAGCAAGCCCGCGCCGCGCGGTGCTTGCGGGCATGGGGCTGGAGGGGCTTAGCGACTGGAACCGGCGCCAGGCTTTTTTCCACGAAGCCATTGCCCAGTTCGACATCGCCCAGCGCGGCGACAAATGGTGGATGGCGATCCAGTTCATGAAAACGATGAAAGTAGATCGGGTCGCCGCCGGCCACCTGCTCCGCACCTTCGAGGACGCCCATCCCCAATGGCTCGACCGCTTCACCATGCCCACGCTGGTGCTGTGCGGGACTGAGGATGGTGATAATGGTTCGGCGCCCAGACTGGTCGAGGCGCTCCCCGACGCGACTTATGCGCCAGTTCCGGGCACACACATGTCGAGCGTGACCAAGGCCGAGTTCGGGATCGCACTGGCCGATTGGCTTTCGGCGGGTTGA
- a CDS encoding GFA family protein gives MNAKRMAGGCACGAVRFEAEIDSDEAYLCHCRMCQRATGSVSIAFKNLPQTSMRWLSGPDWYDSSPIARRPYCAKCGTSLGFQFREGPNLDLTVAAFDEPSRFKPTSHFGAESIHEAWIDTRALPRERCDEHAKLVDKWVAATGSVPD, from the coding sequence ATGAACGCGAAGAGGATGGCCGGAGGCTGCGCCTGCGGCGCGGTACGCTTTGAGGCCGAAATAGACAGCGATGAGGCCTATCTGTGCCACTGCCGCATGTGCCAGAGGGCTACCGGCAGCGTGTCGATCGCATTCAAGAACTTACCGCAGACCAGCATGCGCTGGTTGAGCGGTCCCGACTGGTACGACAGCTCGCCGATCGCCCGACGCCCCTATTGCGCGAAATGCGGTACCTCCCTCGGCTTCCAGTTCAGGGAAGGGCCAAATCTCGATCTCACGGTCGCGGCATTCGACGAGCCGTCGCGATTCAAACCGACGTCACATTTCGGCGCCGAGAGCATCCACGAAGCCTGGATCGATACACGCGCGCTTCCTCGCGAGCGTTGCGATGAACATGCAAAGCTCGTCGATAAATGGGTCGCGGCAACAGGCAGCGTGCCGGACTGA
- a CDS encoding serine hydrolase domain-containing protein has protein sequence MRPILIAAMLVTAIPAGTPTAAQTTAIGATAAASDAQAAASRFVEAFNSPGSMRDFVASNFTQASLARETAELRAAPFDRLKQSAGGLRVLTATPQGDRMLELIAASAKGGKFTRIVLFTSAREPGKIGDIFLLSTRNPQRAAADAFPTTKVEENEIVTLARRRIDALAEEDRFSGTILIAHRDRILLREARGLADQSWQIPNRTTTRFHVASVGKMWTAVAVMRLAERGKLSLDDSVARWVPAYPHRAEAEKITLRMLLQHRGGIADWDGRRLGQLSSVEAAATMTEQPGEPDKGFSYSNAGYVLLAAAAEAASGMSFDQLIEAEVFKPAGMTRSGLWPVTAIVPDRATGYLRPSDDPLGFGPRFANDQFLGHGSDGSGGGYSTIDDMFAFNRALAGGRLVQSMTLKQMIDQSGEFPGAPRPARYGLGLNLTDCADVPTLGHGGGGQNSGVSAVTYASIDGEWTVIVLSNYDPPAAEELALDICELVHRR, from the coding sequence ATGCGACCGATCCTAATTGCCGCCATGTTGGTGACCGCCATTCCCGCCGGCACCCCGACCGCGGCCCAAACGACGGCAATTGGAGCCACTGCGGCTGCCAGCGATGCCCAGGCCGCCGCCAGCCGCTTTGTGGAAGCGTTCAATTCCCCCGGGTCGATGCGAGACTTCGTCGCTTCCAACTTCACCCAGGCATCGCTGGCCCGTGAAACCGCCGAGCTTCGCGCCGCCCCTTTCGACCGCCTGAAGCAGAGTGCTGGCGGACTGCGCGTCCTGACGGCAACTCCCCAAGGGGACCGCATGCTCGAACTGATCGCGGCCTCCGCGAAGGGCGGCAAGTTCACGCGGATTGTCCTGTTCACCAGCGCCCGCGAGCCTGGCAAGATCGGCGACATCTTCCTGCTGAGCACCCGCAATCCGCAGCGCGCAGCAGCGGACGCATTTCCGACGACCAAGGTCGAAGAAAATGAGATCGTCACGCTGGCGCGGCGACGGATCGATGCACTGGCTGAAGAGGACAGATTCAGCGGCACCATCCTCATCGCCCACCGCGACAGGATCCTGCTGCGCGAAGCACGAGGACTAGCCGACCAAAGCTGGCAGATTCCCAATCGGACAACGACCCGCTTCCATGTCGCTTCCGTCGGCAAGATGTGGACCGCGGTCGCGGTCATGAGGCTTGCCGAGCGCGGCAAATTGTCGCTCGACGACAGCGTGGCGCGATGGGTCCCGGCCTACCCGCACCGCGCCGAAGCGGAAAAAATCACGTTGCGCATGCTGCTCCAGCATCGCGGCGGCATTGCCGACTGGGACGGCCGCCGCCTGGGACAATTGTCCTCGGTCGAGGCGGCGGCGACCATGACCGAGCAGCCCGGTGAACCGGACAAAGGGTTCTCCTACAGCAATGCCGGCTATGTACTGCTCGCCGCGGCGGCCGAGGCCGCCAGCGGAATGAGTTTCGATCAGCTGATCGAAGCCGAGGTATTCAAGCCCGCAGGAATGACCCGCAGCGGCCTGTGGCCGGTCACCGCAATCGTCCCCGATCGCGCGACCGGCTATCTGCGGCCTTCAGATGACCCGCTGGGCTTCGGGCCCCGGTTTGCCAACGACCAGTTCCTTGGCCACGGGTCCGACGGATCCGGCGGCGGATATTCCACCATCGACGACATGTTCGCCTTCAATCGGGCGCTGGCTGGCGGACGCCTCGTCCAGTCGATGACGCTGAAGCAGATGATCGACCAGTCCGGAGAATTTCCCGGTGCGCCTCGACCGGCACGCTACGGTTTGGGGCTGAACCTTACCGACTGTGCCGACGTCCCGACGCTCGGTCACGGCGGCGGCGGGCAGAATAGCGGCGTGAGCGCCGTGACCTACGCTTCGATCGACGGCGAATGGACGGTCATCGTCCTGTCTAACTACGACCCGCCCGCCGCCGAGGAACTGGCGCTGGACATTTGCGAGCTGGTGCACCGTCGCTGA
- a CDS encoding aspartate-semialdehyde dehydrogenase, giving the protein MGYRVAVVGATGNVGREILNILAERQFPLAEVAAVASPRSTGDIIDFGDTGKELKVRNLDHFDFEGWDMALFAAGSEVSKLHVPRAAAAGCTVIDNSSLYRMDPDVPLIVPEVNPEAIDGYRAKNIIANPNCSTAQMVVALKPLHDAARIKRVVVATYQSVSGAGKQGMDELFEQSRNIFVGDANEPRTFTKQIAFNVIPHIDSFLEDGSTKEEWKMVVETKKILDPRIKVTATCVRVPVFVGHSEAVNIEFENEITADEARAILREAPGVMLIDKREDGGYVTPVECVGDFATFVSRVREDSTVDNGLSIWVVSDNLRKGAALNAVQIAELLGRRHLQKAA; this is encoded by the coding sequence ATGGGCTATCGGGTCGCCGTCGTTGGCGCGACTGGCAATGTCGGACGGGAAATCCTCAACATCCTCGCGGAGCGGCAGTTCCCGCTGGCCGAAGTGGCGGCGGTCGCCAGCCCTCGATCGACCGGGGACATCATCGACTTCGGTGACACGGGCAAGGAGCTCAAGGTCAGGAATCTCGATCATTTCGATTTCGAAGGCTGGGACATGGCCCTGTTTGCCGCCGGGTCCGAAGTGTCGAAGCTTCACGTCCCGCGCGCCGCGGCGGCCGGATGCACGGTCATCGACAACAGCTCGCTTTACCGGATGGACCCCGACGTGCCGCTGATCGTGCCGGAAGTGAACCCGGAAGCGATCGACGGCTATCGCGCCAAGAACATCATCGCCAACCCCAACTGCTCGACCGCGCAGATGGTCGTGGCACTGAAGCCGCTGCACGACGCTGCCCGTATCAAGCGGGTGGTCGTTGCCACCTATCAATCCGTGTCCGGTGCCGGGAAGCAGGGGATGGACGAGCTGTTCGAGCAGAGCCGCAACATCTTCGTCGGTGACGCCAACGAACCCAGGACTTTCACCAAGCAGATCGCGTTCAACGTCATCCCGCACATCGACAGCTTCCTCGAGGATGGGTCTACCAAGGAAGAATGGAAGATGGTGGTCGAGACCAAGAAGATCCTCGATCCGCGCATCAAGGTCACCGCGACCTGCGTTCGCGTTCCCGTATTCGTCGGCCATTCGGAAGCGGTGAACATCGAGTTCGAGAATGAAATTACGGCCGACGAGGCTCGCGCCATCCTGCGCGAGGCGCCCGGCGTGATGCTGATCGATAAGCGCGAGGACGGCGGCTATGTGACGCCGGTCGAGTGCGTCGGCGACTTTGCCACCTTCGTTTCGCGTGTGCGCGAAGATTCTACCGTCGACAACGGCCTCAGCATCTGGGTCGTGAGCGACAATCTACGCAAGGGTGCGGCCCTCAATGCCGTGCAGATCGCCGAATTGCTCGGGCGGCGTCACTTGCAGAAAGCAGCCTGA
- the rplS gene encoding 50S ribosomal protein L19: MNLIQTLEAEQIAELTKDREIPEFRPGDTLRVGVKVVEGDRSRVQMYEGVCIARANKGVNSNFTVRKISFGEGVERVFPLYSPSVDSIEVVRRGAVRRAKLYYLRGRRGKSARIAERRDTRPEKTEA, encoded by the coding sequence ATGAACCTGATCCAGACGCTCGAGGCGGAACAGATCGCCGAGCTGACCAAGGACCGCGAGATCCCCGAATTCCGTCCGGGCGATACGCTCCGCGTCGGTGTGAAAGTCGTCGAAGGCGACCGCAGCCGTGTCCAGATGTACGAAGGCGTGTGCATCGCCCGTGCGAACAAGGGCGTGAATTCCAACTTCACCGTCCGCAAGATTTCTTTCGGCGAAGGCGTCGAACGCGTTTTCCCGCTCTATTCGCCATCGGTCGATTCGATCGAGGTGGTGCGCCGCGGTGCAGTCCGCCGCGCCAAGCTTTATTATCTCCGCGGCCGGCGCGGCAAATCGGCCCGTATCGCCGAGCGCCGCGACACCCGCCCGGAGAAGACGGAAGCCTAA
- the trmD gene encoding tRNA (guanosine(37)-N1)-methyltransferase TrmD, translating into MSFRATVLTLYPDMFPGPLGTSLAGRGLAEGVWSLEARNIRDHAADKHRTVDDTPAGGGAGMVLRCDVLAAAIDAVADGRPMLAMSPRGAPLTQARVRELAAGDGAIILCGRFEGFDERIFEGRDVEPLSIGDYILSGGEVGAMALLDACVRLLPGIMGAASSGEEESFEEGLLEYPHYTRPVEWEGRMIPEVLRSGDHARIAAWRKQRAIEDTRLRRPDLIERHGGVREASPSGAQRED; encoded by the coding sequence ATGAGTTTTCGCGCCACCGTCCTGACGCTCTACCCCGACATGTTCCCCGGGCCGCTCGGAACCAGCCTGGCCGGGCGGGGACTGGCGGAAGGCGTCTGGAGCCTCGAGGCGCGCAACATTCGCGATCATGCTGCCGACAAGCATCGCACGGTCGACGATACGCCCGCCGGCGGCGGCGCGGGCATGGTCCTTCGCTGCGACGTGCTGGCGGCCGCGATCGACGCGGTCGCAGATGGCCGCCCGATGCTGGCGATGAGCCCGCGCGGCGCACCGCTGACCCAGGCCCGGGTTCGCGAGCTTGCGGCAGGCGACGGGGCGATTATCCTGTGCGGCCGGTTCGAGGGGTTCGATGAACGCATCTTCGAAGGCCGCGATGTCGAACCCCTGTCGATCGGCGATTATATCCTTTCCGGCGGGGAAGTCGGAGCGATGGCGCTGCTCGACGCTTGCGTTCGGCTGCTTCCCGGGATAATGGGCGCGGCCTCTAGCGGAGAGGAGGAGAGCTTCGAAGAAGGGCTCCTGGAATATCCGCACTATACCCGACCTGTTGAATGGGAAGGGCGTATGATCCCTGAAGTGTTGCGATCGGGGGATCATGCGAGGATCGCGGCGTGGCGAAAGCAGCGCGCGATTGAAGACACACGGCTAAGGCGGCCGGACCTGATCGAGCGCCATGGGGGTGTTCGGGAGGCGTCGCCCTCTGGTGCGCAACGCGAAGATTAG
- a CDS encoding NAD(P)/FAD-dependent oxidoreductase, with amino-acid sequence MSDAPLDCLVIGGGPAGLTAAIYLSRYHLDIMVVDGGDSRAATIPCTHNHAGYPDGIAGRELIERMTTQAQRYGARIETGQVTRLDRSEDGLFTAEWGSGPHVARSILLATGVTNRRPPMDEELHDDALARGLIRYCPVCDGYEVTDKRVGVIGSGKGGVNEAIFLRSYTADVTLIAPDKALAISESDRARLDKAGIVTVDGPAEAVGISEDCITVDTTEGALTFDSVYPALGSDVHNQLAEQVGAKLAEDDCVVVDDHMRASVPGLYAAGDVVLGLDQISNAMGQGGVASTTIRNDLAKDRPLLR; translated from the coding sequence ATGAGCGATGCACCCCTCGACTGTCTGGTGATCGGCGGCGGACCTGCCGGATTGACCGCGGCCATTTACCTGTCGCGCTACCACCTCGACATCATGGTGGTGGACGGCGGCGACAGCAGGGCGGCAACCATCCCGTGCACCCACAACCATGCGGGCTATCCCGACGGCATTGCCGGACGCGAGCTGATCGAACGGATGACTACCCAGGCCCAGCGTTATGGCGCGCGGATCGAAACCGGGCAGGTCACGCGGCTCGATCGCAGCGAGGACGGGTTGTTCACCGCCGAATGGGGTTCGGGTCCGCACGTCGCGCGATCGATCCTGCTTGCCACCGGCGTCACCAACCGCCGCCCGCCGATGGATGAAGAACTGCACGACGACGCGCTTGCGCGAGGCCTCATCCGCTACTGCCCCGTGTGCGACGGCTATGAAGTCACCGACAAACGGGTCGGCGTGATCGGCAGCGGCAAGGGTGGGGTCAATGAGGCGATCTTCCTGCGCAGCTACACCGCCGACGTCACACTGATTGCCCCCGACAAGGCGCTGGCCATTTCCGAAAGCGATCGAGCCAGGCTCGACAAGGCGGGCATCGTCACCGTCGACGGGCCCGCCGAAGCCGTCGGAATCAGCGAGGATTGCATTACGGTCGATACCACCGAAGGCGCTCTGACGTTCGACAGCGTTTATCCCGCGCTCGGCAGCGACGTTCACAACCAGTTGGCCGAACAGGTCGGTGCCAAGCTCGCGGAAGATGACTGCGTCGTCGTCGACGACCATATGCGGGCCAGCGTTCCCGGCCTTTACGCCGCGGGAGACGTCGTGCTGGGTCTTGACCAGATCAGCAACGCGATGGGCCAGGGAGGCGTCGCGTCGACGACGATCCGCAATGACCTGGCGAAGGACCGTCCGCTGCTCCGTTAG
- the rimM gene encoding ribosome maturation factor RimM (Essential for efficient processing of 16S rRNA), with translation MEGPATGKRVALAAVAGAHGVKGELRLKLFADSVESLARHSQLFVAGRSMALRDVKGGGKTAIARFEGIADRSAAEALRGSLVEVDRDQLPPLNEGEYYHADLIGLACFDGMGNPVGVVVAVENFGAGDLLEIEPTEGRRSLIPFREPVARLEDGRIILDPAFLA, from the coding sequence ATGGAAGGTCCGGCGACCGGGAAGCGCGTCGCGCTGGCTGCGGTCGCCGGTGCCCATGGCGTGAAAGGCGAGTTGAGGCTGAAGCTGTTCGCGGACAGCGTCGAAAGTCTCGCTCGCCATTCGCAACTGTTCGTTGCGGGGCGCTCCATGGCGCTTCGGGACGTCAAGGGCGGCGGGAAGACCGCCATCGCCCGGTTTGAAGGCATTGCCGACCGCTCCGCCGCCGAAGCACTGCGGGGCAGCCTGGTCGAAGTCGACCGGGACCAACTGCCCCCGCTGAACGAGGGCGAATATTACCATGCCGACCTCATCGGCCTCGCCTGTTTTGACGGAATGGGAAATCCGGTCGGGGTCGTCGTGGCCGTTGAGAATTTTGGCGCGGGCGACCTTCTCGAGATTGAGCCGACCGAGGGCAGGCGATCGTTGATCCCGTTCCGCGAACCGGTCGCCCGCCTCGAAGACGGACGAATCATCCTCGATCCCGCGTTCCTGGCCTAG
- the rpsP gene encoding 30S ribosomal protein S16 encodes MAVAIRLARGGSKKRPYYRIVVADSRNARDGRFIEKIGTYNPLLAKDSPERVKIDADRVKHWLSVGAQPSDRVARFLDAAGIKERAARNNPKKAEPGEKAKERAEERATKLAEAEEAKNAAAAEAAAAPAEEEVTEVPAEEAAAEAPAEEAATDAPAEEAAAEEAPAAEEAPAADAAPAADDAAKAE; translated from the coding sequence ATGGCAGTTGCAATTCGTCTCGCCCGTGGCGGCTCCAAGAAGCGCCCCTATTATCGCATCGTTGTGGCTGACAGCCGCAACGCTCGCGACGGCCGATTCATCGAGAAGATCGGCACCTACAACCCGCTGCTCGCCAAGGATTCGCCGGAGCGCGTGAAGATCGACGCGGACCGGGTCAAGCATTGGCTGTCGGTCGGCGCCCAGCCGTCGGACCGTGTCGCCCGTTTCCTCGATGCCGCCGGCATCAAGGAGCGCGCCGCTCGCAACAACCCGAAGAAGGCCGAACCGGGCGAAAAGGCCAAGGAGCGCGCCGAAGAGCGGGCAACCAAGCTCGCCGAGGCCGAGGAAGCCAAGAATGCCGCCGCAGCGGAAGCCGCGGCCGCCCCGGCCGAAGAAGAAGTGACCGAGGTCCCGGCCGAGGAAGCTGCCGCCGAAGCCCCGGCCGAGGAAGCTGCCACCGACGCTCCGGCTGAAGAAGCGGCCGCCGAAGAGGCTCCGGCCGCCGAGGAAGCCCCGGCTGCTGATGCGGCTCCCGCTGCTGATGACGCGGCGAAGGCCGAATAG
- the ffh gene encoding signal recognition particle protein, giving the protein MFESLSDRLSGVFDKLRGRGALSEDDVRSALREVRVALLEADVALPVARDFVDKVTERAVGQEVVRSVTPGQMVVKIVNDALVDMLGAETADLHLDANPPAVIMMVGLQGSGKTTTSAKLAKRLMERERKKVLMASLDVARPAAQEQLAVLGRQVGVETLPIVAGQSPVQICERALQAAKLQGFDILLLDTAGRLHVDDQLMAEMKAVAAASRPVETLLVVDSLTGQDAVNVAKGFAGHVDLSGVILTRMDGDARGGAALSMRAVTGKPIKFAGTGEGMDALEAFHPSRVAGRILGMGDVVSLVERAAETVKIEDAEKLARKMEKGKFDLDDLAMQIQQMKRMGGLGALANMLPGMKGMKGAANVDDKALVRLEAMMSSMTAKERSRPDIINAKRKIRIAKGSGTTVQEVNKLLKMHLEMANAMKRLKKLGGFGKLAAMFQGGGMEKALGSIAPGQSPGSLPGLPGGSSPFNLPPGFNKFSKK; this is encoded by the coding sequence ATGTTTGAAAGCCTGAGCGACCGCCTGTCCGGCGTCTTCGACAAGCTCCGTGGCCGCGGGGCGCTGTCCGAGGACGACGTCCGTTCGGCGTTGCGCGAGGTGCGCGTCGCGTTGCTCGAGGCCGATGTCGCCTTGCCGGTCGCCCGCGATTTCGTCGACAAGGTTACCGAAAGGGCAGTTGGCCAGGAAGTCGTCCGCTCGGTCACTCCCGGCCAGATGGTCGTCAAGATCGTCAACGACGCGCTGGTCGACATGCTCGGCGCGGAAACCGCCGACCTCCACCTCGACGCCAATCCGCCGGCGGTGATCATGATGGTCGGCCTCCAGGGGTCGGGCAAGACCACGACATCCGCCAAGCTCGCCAAACGGCTTATGGAGCGCGAGCGCAAGAAGGTGCTGATGGCCTCGCTCGACGTCGCTCGTCCGGCGGCGCAGGAGCAGCTGGCCGTCCTCGGCCGCCAGGTTGGCGTCGAAACGCTCCCCATCGTTGCCGGTCAGTCGCCGGTCCAGATCTGCGAACGCGCGCTTCAAGCGGCCAAGCTGCAGGGCTTCGACATCCTGCTGCTCGACACCGCTGGGCGCCTCCATGTCGACGACCAGCTGATGGCCGAGATGAAGGCGGTCGCGGCGGCGTCGAGGCCGGTCGAAACCCTGTTGGTGGTTGACAGCCTGACCGGCCAGGACGCGGTCAATGTCGCCAAGGGCTTCGCTGGCCATGTCGATCTTTCGGGCGTCATCCTGACCCGGATGGACGGCGATGCTCGCGGCGGCGCTGCGCTCAGCATGCGGGCAGTGACCGGTAAGCCGATCAAATTTGCCGGCACGGGCGAGGGGATGGACGCGCTCGAAGCCTTCCACCCAAGCCGCGTCGCGGGTCGCATCCTGGGCATGGGCGACGTCGTCAGCCTGGTCGAACGGGCCGCCGAGACGGTCAAGATCGAGGATGCCGAGAAACTCGCCCGCAAGATGGAAAAGGGCAAGTTCGACCTCGACGATCTTGCCATGCAGATCCAGCAAATGAAGCGGATGGGCGGGCTTGGGGCGCTCGCCAATATGCTTCCCGGAATGAAGGGCATGAAAGGCGCAGCTAATGTCGACGACAAGGCGCTGGTCCGGCTTGAGGCGATGATGAGTTCGATGACCGCCAAGGAGCGGTCGCGCCCCGACATCATCAACGCCAAGCGCAAGATCCGCATCGCCAAGGGCAGCGGGACCACCGTTCAGGAGGTCAACAAGCTGCTCAAGATGCACCTGGAAATGGCCAATGCGATGAAGCGGCTGAAGAAGCTTGGTGGCTTCGGCAAGCTGGCGGCGATGTTCCAGGGCGGGGGAATGGAAAAGGCGCTCGGCAGCATCGCGCCGGGCCAATCGCCCGGCAGCCTGCCGGGACTTCCCGGAGGGAGCAGCCCGTTCAACCTCCCACCTGGTTTCAACAAGTTTTCAAAAAAATAA